A single Pseudomonas sp. DC1.2 DNA region contains:
- a CDS encoding sel1 repeat family protein translates to MVLRLKARASYWLARRLFHWSWFVRQPRGWSWLEGQFARMANLGDVGAQSFYGHILTFRGSGLGAREEGLRLLRLAALAGDGKAAYQVGVISLAGTLSKASDPVEAARFWRIALKAGHPLAEIKLKALASDGFTQ, encoded by the coding sequence GTGGTGTTGCGGCTCAAGGCGCGGGCTAGCTACTGGCTCGCCCGCAGGCTGTTTCACTGGTCTTGGTTTGTTCGTCAGCCCCGAGGCTGGAGCTGGCTTGAAGGCCAATTCGCACGGATGGCGAATCTGGGCGATGTCGGTGCGCAGAGTTTCTATGGGCACATCCTGACCTTTCGCGGTAGCGGCCTTGGGGCTCGTGAGGAAGGTCTGCGCTTGTTGCGCCTGGCGGCGTTGGCGGGCGATGGCAAAGCAGCGTATCAGGTCGGTGTGATCAGTTTGGCCGGGACGCTGAGCAAAGCATCGGACCCGGTGGAGGCCGCGCGGTTTTGGCGCATTGCTTTAAAGGCCGGGCATCCGTTGGCCGAGATCAAATTGAAAGCGTTGGCGAGTGACGGATTTACGCAGTGA
- a CDS encoding cytochrome c, which translates to MRLLLRLLILIAVVLGLGLAVVLYYVANPKLPLYSPVQQVRYLEQWSADDRQTFYFTPQGTQVKGLRYDWFKALELPFSERRFASPEYLARFGFLIDPAQQATPKNPGNLPVGFARHQNPGSQDEFLDITCAACHTGELHFNGQALRIDGGAAQHVLPSSVPTLRGGSFGQALVASLFSTYYNPWKFERFARNVLGQDYDARHTQLRNDFKVSLDTFLKVAWNDTHRGLYPTEEGPGRADAFGRIANASFGDAISPDNYRIANAPVDYPPLWDIWTFDWVQWNGSAQQPMARNIGEALGVGATLSFFDADGKPLKGDDRYPSSVRVRDLHLIEETLQRLKPPAWPEALLGSIDKNRAAKGRELFTENCAGCHVPPVTPSAVRPVQHLKMLPIAVIGTDPGAANNIADHRFDLTALQWTPAELAKLDVQRHPTPTEPLELSSVSVATGLAYITAWVENRAYRQANVTLAEKPILDGFGLPIGVRELRAYKARPLAGVWSTPPFLHNGSVPSIYQLLSPQDERATTFYKGTFEYDPQHLGYRTEAFTNGFLFDTRLTGNHNSGHEFRSGERGNGVIGRLLQPEERWALLEYLKALGGPLASQLP; encoded by the coding sequence TTGCGCCTCTTACTCCGCTTGCTGATTCTGATCGCTGTTGTCCTGGGGCTGGGCCTGGCCGTCGTGCTGTACTACGTGGCCAACCCGAAACTACCGCTCTATTCGCCGGTGCAGCAGGTGCGTTACCTGGAGCAGTGGAGCGCCGACGATCGTCAGACGTTCTACTTCACGCCGCAGGGCACCCAGGTTAAAGGGCTTCGCTATGACTGGTTCAAGGCCCTTGAGCTGCCGTTCTCCGAGCGGCGCTTCGCCTCACCCGAGTACCTCGCGCGCTTCGGTTTTTTGATTGATCCCGCGCAACAAGCAACGCCGAAAAATCCCGGTAACTTGCCCGTTGGCTTCGCCCGCCATCAAAACCCCGGCAGCCAGGACGAATTCCTCGACATCACGTGCGCGGCCTGCCACACCGGCGAGCTGCACTTCAACGGCCAGGCACTGCGTATTGACGGCGGTGCGGCGCAGCATGTCCTGCCTTCCAGTGTGCCAACCCTGCGTGGCGGCAGTTTTGGTCAAGCCCTGGTCGCGAGTCTTTTCTCGACTTACTACAACCCTTGGAAATTTGAACGTTTCGCCCGCAACGTACTGGGACAGGACTACGACGCCCGACACACTCAACTGCGCAATGACTTCAAGGTTTCTCTCGACACTTTCTTGAAAGTCGCCTGGAACGATACCCATCGCGGGCTTTATCCCACCGAAGAAGGTCCCGGCCGCGCCGACGCGTTCGGGCGTATCGCCAACGCCAGCTTTGGCGATGCAATTTCCCCCGACAACTACCGCATCGCCAACGCCCCGGTAGACTACCCGCCACTGTGGGACATATGGACCTTTGACTGGGTGCAGTGGAACGGTTCGGCACAACAACCCATGGCCCGCAACATCGGTGAAGCGCTGGGAGTGGGCGCCACACTGAGTTTCTTCGATGCCGACGGCAAGCCACTCAAAGGCGATGATCGCTACCCCTCTAGCGTGCGGGTACGCGACTTGCACCTGATAGAAGAAACCCTGCAACGACTTAAGCCGCCGGCCTGGCCGGAAGCACTGTTGGGCAGCATCGACAAAAACAGGGCGGCCAAAGGACGCGAATTGTTCACCGAAAACTGCGCTGGCTGCCACGTGCCGCCAGTCACCCCGAGCGCAGTACGACCGGTTCAGCACCTGAAAATGTTGCCGATTGCCGTGATCGGCACAGACCCTGGGGCCGCCAATAACATTGCCGATCACCGCTTCGACCTGACAGCCCTGCAATGGACCCCCGCAGAACTGGCGAAACTGGATGTGCAACGCCATCCAACGCCTACCGAGCCTCTGGAACTGAGCAGCGTGTCGGTCGCCACAGGGCTGGCTTACATCACAGCATGGGTCGAGAACCGCGCGTATCGCCAGGCCAACGTCACGCTGGCCGAAAAGCCGATCCTGGACGGTTTCGGTTTGCCAATCGGGGTTCGAGAATTACGCGCCTACAAAGCTCGCCCCCTGGCGGGCGTGTGGTCGACCCCGCCCTTTCTGCACAACGGCTCGGTGCCCAGCATTTACCAGTTGCTCTCGCCCCAGGATGAGCGCGCAACCACGTTTTATAAGGGTACCTTCGAATACGACCCACAACATCTTGGCTATCGCACGGAGGCCTTTACCAACGGTTTCCTGTTTGACACGCGCCTCACCGGCAACCATAACAGCGGCCACGAGTTTCGCTCGGGTGAACGCGGCAATGGGGTTATCGGTCGCCTGCTGCAACCCGAAGAACGTTGGGCGCTGCTCGAATACCTGAAAGCACTGGGTGGCCCGCTAGCGTCACAACTGCCATGA
- a CDS encoding catalase family protein — protein MLIALWLRLCVLLGKALLLIIGFGLLGWALSTAWFAWHYSGPVSAQEQIPSGEAAMTQDIIQTAVRIVDQHRENTRYLRDAHAKAHGCVNADVQVLPDLLPELRQGVFAEPGKTWQANIRLSNGNAYPQFDSIRDARGMAIKLLNVPGVQLLNKQPHSGEQDFVMFSHPNFFVSDVAEYRQNVAAQAEGQTLTAFFPSLDPRSWQVRHLFIALATLSPPPSSATQTTYFSVSPYKFGTANAKFRVAPDPQRCPPYTLPKQNQDLPNFLRSALNQQLSIDRVPACFVLQIQRQDPQKYMPIEDTSIEWLERDAPFETVATITLPAQDFDTPALNLSCDNQSFNPWFGLEEHRPIGGINRLRKAVYEAVSDYRHSRNAQQ, from the coding sequence ATGTTGATCGCTCTCTGGTTGCGTCTCTGTGTGCTGCTCGGCAAAGCCCTGCTCCTAATAATCGGTTTCGGCCTGTTGGGCTGGGCGCTCAGCACTGCTTGGTTCGCCTGGCACTACAGCGGCCCGGTATCGGCCCAGGAACAGATTCCATCCGGTGAAGCGGCGATGACTCAGGACATCATTCAAACCGCCGTGCGTATCGTCGACCAGCATCGTGAAAACACGCGTTACCTACGCGACGCTCATGCCAAGGCCCACGGTTGCGTGAACGCCGACGTTCAAGTACTGCCGGACCTACTCCCCGAGCTGCGCCAGGGTGTATTCGCTGAACCGGGGAAAACCTGGCAGGCGAACATTCGCCTGTCCAACGGTAACGCCTATCCGCAATTCGACAGCATCCGCGATGCCCGAGGCATGGCGATCAAATTGCTCAATGTTCCGGGCGTGCAGTTACTCAACAAACAACCGCACAGTGGCGAGCAAGATTTTGTGATGTTCAGCCACCCGAATTTCTTTGTCAGCGATGTCGCCGAGTACCGTCAGAACGTTGCGGCCCAAGCGGAGGGGCAGACGCTCACCGCGTTCTTCCCCAGCCTTGACCCGCGAAGCTGGCAGGTTCGTCATCTTTTCATCGCACTGGCAACCCTGTCACCGCCGCCCAGCAGCGCGACCCAAACGACTTACTTCTCGGTCTCTCCTTACAAGTTCGGCACCGCCAACGCGAAGTTTCGCGTCGCCCCAGATCCGCAACGCTGCCCGCCGTATACCCTGCCCAAACAAAATCAGGACCTGCCAAATTTTCTGCGCAGCGCCCTCAACCAGCAATTGTCCATCGACCGTGTGCCGGCCTGCTTTGTCTTGCAGATTCAGCGGCAAGATCCGCAGAAGTACATGCCTATTGAAGACACCAGCATTGAATGGCTGGAACGCGATGCACCGTTCGAAACGGTGGCCACCATCACCCTCCCCGCCCAGGACTTCGATACACCGGCGCTAAATCTTAGCTGTGACAACCAGTCGTTCAATCCCTGGTTCGGGCTGGAAGAACACCGGCCAATCGGCGGTATCAATCGCCTGCGCAAAGCGGTTTACGAAGCCGTGAGCGACTACCGTCACAGCCGCAATGCGCAGCAATAG
- a CDS encoding FKBP-type peptidyl-prolyl cis-trans isomerase: MKQHRLAAAVALVSLVLAGCDSQTSVELKTPAQKASYGIGLNMGKSLAQEGMDDLDSKAVAQGIEDAVGKKEQKLKDDELVEAFAALQKRAETRMAKMSEESAAAGKKFLEDNAKKAGVVTTASGLQYEVVKKADGPQPKPTDVVTVHYTGTLTNGTVFDSSVERGSPIDLPVSGVIPGWVEGLQLMHVGEKYKLYIPSELAYGAQSPSPAIPANSVLVFDLELLAIKDPAKQDAAK; encoded by the coding sequence ATGAAACAGCATCGGTTGGCGGCGGCGGTGGCCCTGGTTAGCCTGGTACTTGCGGGTTGTGATTCGCAGACCAGCGTAGAGCTGAAAACCCCGGCGCAAAAAGCTTCCTACGGGATTGGCCTGAACATGGGCAAAAGCCTGGCTCAGGAAGGCATGGATGACCTGGATTCCAAGGCCGTAGCCCAAGGCATTGAAGATGCCGTCGGCAAGAAAGAACAGAAGCTGAAGGACGACGAACTGGTCGAAGCCTTTGCAGCACTGCAAAAGCGTGCTGAAACACGCATGGCAAAAATGAGCGAAGAGTCGGCAGCCGCCGGCAAGAAATTCCTCGAAGACAACGCCAAGAAGGCAGGTGTGGTGACTACCGCTTCGGGCCTGCAATACGAAGTGGTCAAGAAAGCCGATGGCCCACAGCCTAAGCCGACTGATGTAGTGACCGTTCACTACACCGGCACCCTGACCAATGGCACCGTCTTTGACAGCTCCGTTGAGCGCGGCAGCCCGATCGATCTGCCGGTCAGCGGCGTGATTCCGGGTTGGGTCGAAGGCCTGCAACTGATGCACGTTGGTGAGAAGTACAAACTGTACATCCCTAGCGAACTGGCTTACGGCGCCCAAAGCCCAAGCCCAGCGATTCCAGCCAATTCGGTACTGGTATTCGACTTGGAGCTGCTGGCGATCAAGGATCCAGCCAAACAAGACGCCGCCAAGTAA
- a CDS encoding YkvA family protein, with the protein MKAPWNFIRFLPLAGRLLARGRLPTLLFAVASKGASQGNRLGKLKDDLRLLQALCLAYWRGEYRAISRKSILIVVAGLMYFLSPLDAIPDFIPVFGMLDDIAVLAWVMKTLDDELSAFRAWRNLQLPEKLAAVERLPDNPEQLQLQGSKES; encoded by the coding sequence ATGAAAGCACCCTGGAATTTCATTCGCTTCCTGCCTTTGGCTGGGCGCTTGCTGGCCCGAGGCCGGTTGCCGACCCTGTTGTTCGCCGTGGCCAGCAAGGGCGCTAGCCAAGGCAACCGCTTGGGTAAGCTCAAAGATGACCTGCGCCTGCTACAGGCGCTGTGCCTGGCCTACTGGCGCGGCGAGTATCGGGCCATCAGCCGCAAATCGATTCTGATTGTGGTAGCCGGGCTGATGTACTTTCTCAGCCCACTCGATGCGATCCCTGATTTCATCCCTGTATTTGGCATGCTCGATGACATTGCCGTGCTGGCTTGGGTCATGAAAACCCTCGATGATGAACTCAGCGCGTTCCGCGCCTGGCGCAATCTTCAACTGCCGGAGAAGTTGGCTGCTGTCGAGCGCTTGCCTGATAATCCCGAGCAGCTTCAGCTTCAGGGGTCGAAAGAAAGCTGA
- a CDS encoding helix-turn-helix transcriptional regulator, which produces MDIQIITREGEPEYAVLPWAQYQALLKAAGINEHPPRDATVRQAVSPNQVLPGLEQLRSLREGKGIAIEALARTVGISPSYLALIESGERQPDAAIRRSLAWELTVPGWRDES; this is translated from the coding sequence ATGGATATTCAGATAATCACACGCGAAGGCGAACCCGAATATGCGGTTCTGCCGTGGGCTCAGTATCAGGCTTTACTCAAAGCAGCAGGTATCAACGAGCACCCGCCACGAGACGCCACAGTGCGTCAGGCGGTCTCTCCCAACCAGGTACTTCCAGGCCTGGAGCAACTCCGCAGTTTGCGCGAAGGGAAGGGCATCGCCATCGAGGCGCTGGCCCGCACGGTAGGCATCAGCCCGTCTTATCTGGCCTTGATCGAAAGTGGCGAGCGTCAACCCGACGCTGCGATCCGCCGCAGCCTGGCTTGGGAATTGACGGTGCCAGGGTGGAGGGATGAATCGTGA
- the tspO gene encoding tryptophan-rich sensory protein TspO yields the protein MTFFIFLLACVAAASTGILFKPGPWYDALVKPSFTPPNWLFPVAWSIIYLLLAWAGYRLTLLPGSQMVLALWAAQIALNTLWTPVFFSAHRLFAGMVILTLLWLVVAAMVVMAFQLDVITGLILLPYLAWLCVAGALNFSILRNNH from the coding sequence ATGACTTTTTTTATTTTTCTCTTGGCCTGCGTTGCGGCGGCGAGCACTGGCATCCTTTTCAAACCGGGCCCGTGGTACGACGCTCTCGTTAAACCCAGCTTCACGCCCCCTAACTGGCTGTTTCCGGTGGCTTGGTCGATTATCTATCTGTTGCTCGCGTGGGCTGGTTACCGGTTGACCCTGCTACCAGGAAGTCAGATGGTTCTGGCTTTATGGGCGGCGCAGATTGCACTGAATACGTTGTGGACACCGGTGTTCTTCAGTGCGCATCGCTTGTTCGCCGGTATGGTGATCCTGACGCTGCTCTGGCTTGTGGTCGCTGCAATGGTGGTGATGGCCTTTCAGCTGGACGTGATCACTGGGTTAATCCTGCTGCCTTACCTTGCTTGGCTTTGCGTCGCTGGCGCGCTGAATTTTTCTATCCTGCGTAATAATCACTGA